The Nitrospira tepida genome includes a window with the following:
- a CDS encoding class I SAM-dependent methyltransferase, whose protein sequence is MSDKAVDHPPDDDVAKRDGDWNPDLVGDYDRIADLYAEAYADDLGRAPFDQALLNRFAESVHGPVCDLGCGPGYVAAYLRLRGVQVFGIDLSPRMIDLRGADTPRFHSR, encoded by the coding sequence ATGAGCGACAAGGCGGTTGACCATCCGCCGGACGATGACGTGGCGAAACGTGATGGAGATTGGAATCCTGATCTCGTCGGTGATTACGACAGAATCGCTGATCTCTATGCCGAAGCCTACGCCGATGATCTCGGTCGCGCGCCCTTCGATCAAGCCCTGTTGAACCGGTTTGCGGAATCGGTTCACGGTCCTGTCTGCGACCTTGGTTGCGGACCGGGCTACGTCGCAGCGTATCTGCGTCTGCGTGGGGTCCAAGTCTTCGGGATCGACCTCTCACCCCGCATGATCGACCTGCGAGGCGCCGATACCCCGCGATTCCATTCCAGGTAG
- a CDS encoding Spy/CpxP family protein refolding chaperone gives MKSQTLLKTIFFAVLAAATLTASACHRHQSPAERAQWMADKVAKELELNAPQKAKLAAAKEEFLAARAAAQEEHRALLEALLAQIQSDRLDQAKLARLFEQHQALQRQTMDKVLPKVAEWHASLTPEQKAEAVEHIRRWMERHSGG, from the coding sequence ATGAAATCGCAGACCCTGCTGAAAACCATCTTCTTCGCCGTGCTGGCAGCCGCCACGCTGACCGCGTCGGCCTGCCATCGCCACCAGAGTCCGGCCGAGCGGGCTCAGTGGATGGCCGACAAGGTCGCCAAGGAGTTGGAATTGAACGCCCCACAGAAGGCCAAGCTCGCCGCGGCGAAGGAGGAATTCCTGGCTGCGCGCGCGGCGGCCCAAGAGGAACATCGGGCGCTGCTGGAGGCGCTCCTCGCACAAATTCAGAGCGATCGATTGGACCAGGCCAAATTGGCCCGGCTGTTTGAGCAGCATCAAGCGTTGCAACGCCAGACGATGGACAAGGTGCTGCCCAAGGTGGCGGAGTGGCATGCGAGCCTCACGCCCGAGCAAAAGGCTGAAGCCGTCGAGCACATTCGTCGGTGGATGGAGCGGCA
- a CDS encoding class I SAM-dependent methyltransferase, protein MRALDLPAGSLGGIVAFYSLIHLRRDAVVPVLRDMARVLGKNGRLLVGCHLGQQDLHVDERFGQSVSLDATLFEPAELAEYLTEAGFTWRKP, encoded by the coding sequence ATGCGCGCGCTCGACCTGCCTGCCGGTTCGTTGGGAGGGATCGTGGCCTTCTACTCGCTGATTCATCTTCGCCGGGATGCCGTGGTGCCGGTGCTCCGGGACATGGCGCGCGTCCTTGGAAAGAACGGACGCCTCCTGGTGGGGTGCCATCTGGGGCAACAGGACCTTCATGTCGATGAGCGGTTCGGGCAGTCCGTCTCTCTGGATGCCACGCTCTTCGAACCGGCGGAGTTGGCGGAATATCTGACGGAAGCCGGCTTTACGTGGAGGAAACCTTGA